The sequence GGCGCGGCCCTGGGCCAGCAGCACCTGACCGATGCCGTCGTACGAGTACGAGAGGTCCGAGTCTTCCTCGCCCAGCGCGTTGCGCTTGAGCTCCACCGCGCGCTGGAAGGTCGCGAGCGCCTCGTCATGGCGCTTCAGGTCGATGAGGCACATGCCCACCTCATCCAGCGCATCCGCCACCAGTGGGTGCTCGGGGCCGAGCGCGGCCTTTCGCACCTCGAGCGCCGCCTGCGCGTGGGTGAGCGCCCGCGCGGCGTCTCCGCTCTCGCGCAGCGCGGTGGCAAGCATGGCGTGGCGGTTGCCCATCTCCGGATGGTCCGCCCCCTTCGCGGCCTCCGTCTGTTGCAGCGCCTCGGTGAGGAACTGGATGGCGCGCGAGGACTCTCCCTGCCGCAGGGCCACGAGGCCGAGGCTGAAGCTCACCTTCGCGCGCTTCGGATGCTCGGACCCCAGCGTGTCCTCTTGCAGTGCGCGCGCCTTCTCGAAGAAGTCGCGGGCCTGCGGGTAGCGGCCCTGCATCAGACAGATGTTGCCCAGGTTGCCCATCAGGTCCATGGCCAGCAGCGGCTCGCCGCCGAGGCGGGTGAGGAGCGCCTGCGCCACCTCGCCCCAGCGCTCCGCTTGCCCCGTCTGGCCGTGGTTGGCCTGCGCGAAGATGAGCCGGATGAGAATCTCCAACCGCATCCGGTCCGAGCGGCTCGCCTCCGCCGCATCGAGCGCCTTCTCCAACTCGCGCAGGCCCGCGTCCGCGTCGCCCATCTGCACCTGGAGCCAGCCCAGGTGGTTGCGCAGCTCGGCCTGGAGCGGGAGCCACTCGGCGGCGTCCACCCCTGGCTGGAGACGCTTCGCCTCCTCCAGCGCCTTCGGGTAGCGGCCCGCATCGAAGAGCGCCTTCACCTCCGCGAGCCGCGCGTCGAGCTGGTCGATGGAGGCCCGCAGCCTCGGGTTCGCCGGCCGTGGCGTCTGTTCCGTCAGCGCCTCCACGTCTCCGCACTGGGACAGCGAGGGCAGGGCGGCCGTCGCGTCCACGGCCCGCTCCACCACCTTGCCGTCCGCCTCGGTCAGCTGGCCCACCAGCGCCCCGAGGTCCTTGCGCCGCCGCTCCAGACACACCATGCGCAGCGACATCAACTCTTCCGTCTGCGCGCCGCGCACGCGGGTGTCCTCGCAAACGGTGGTGTGCTGCCGGGCCCAGTCCCGCGCGTACCCATCCAGCATCCGCGTCACGCGCTCCGCGCTCTCCTTCGCGAAGGGGCGGCCCGTCGCCGCGAAGGCCGCCTCCAGCTTCTGTCTCGCGGCGGGGCCCCAGGTAGAGGCCACCAGCGACTCGGAGCCCGTGCACAGCTCAGCGCGGTGATGCACGTAGACGCCGAAGCCCAGTGCGGCCAGCGCGGCGGTGCCCACGCCCAGCAGCGCCATCCTCCAGCGCGACTGGCGCGTGTGCTGGGACAGGGCCTCCAGCAGCGCGTCCATGGACGCGAAGCGGTCCTCCGGGTGCAGCGAGAGGCCGCGCAGCACCACGCGCCGCACCCACGCGGGTACGCGGGCGTCCTTCGGAGGCTCGCGGATGACGGTGCCCGGCTGAGCGCCCCGGAGGACTTCACCGGACAACGTCCCGCTCTGCTGGAGCGCCGTCGCGGCAATCCGCTGCACGTGCCGATGCTCGAAGGGGCGCCTGCCGTAGAGGGCCCAGTACAGCGACGCGCAGAAGCTGAACTGGTCCGAGCGCGCATCCGCGCCCTGCGCCACGTACTGCTCCGGCGGCATGTACTGCGGCGTGCCCACCACGGCGCCAGCCGCGGTGAGGTCGGCGGCGAGGCCCGGGCCATTCGGGTCCTCGCGCGTGTCGCCTTCGCCGGCTTCCAGCGCGTCCTCGTCGACGTGCTCCGCCGCGAGCCGCGCGAGGCCGAAGTCCGTCACGTACACGCGCGAGCCGGGGCCCATGAGCACGTTGGCCGGCTTGAAGTCGCGGTGGATGAGCCCCACCTGGTGCGCCGCGGCCAGGCCCCGGCCCGCCTCCAGGAAGACGCGGACGACGTCCCGCCACGAGTGCCCGCCCTGCTTCACCCAGTCATGCAGGTTCTGACCCTGGATGAGCTCCATGGCCACGAAGACCTGGTCGCCATGGGTGCCCACGTCGTGGACGGCGATGACGTTGGGATGAGAGACGCGAGCCATGGCCTGCGCCTCGCGCAACAGCCGCGCCCGGCCGTTCTCGAGCGGCCCCGAGAGGCCCGCGTGCAGCAGCTTGAGCGCCACCTTGCGGTCCAGGTCCGGGTCATACGCCGCATAGACGACGCCCATCCCGCCCTGGCCAATGGGCTTGAGGAGGACGTAGCGCTCGACAGTCGTCCCGCGCACCAGCGGCCGCTCCGCCTCGGGCGCGGTGCTGCGACGGGGCTGGGGACGCTCGGCCGGCACCACCGGCGTCGTCTGGGGTTCCGCGGCGTCTTCCCACACCTCGGAGCGGCCGGTGTTCCGGCGCCGAGGCTGCGCGGGCGACTCGGGGGACTGCTCATCCAGGGGAGGAGGGGCCATGGGTCAGGACGCCTTGCGCACGGGACATCCGCCCCGCGCGCGGCTCGGTCCTCAGCCGAAGGACTCGATGTTGGTCTTCTTGCCGATGCCGCCCTGCGCGAGCTCGATTTCCCCCATGCGCACCACCACGCGCTTGTCCCGCTCGACTTCGCTGTGCGCGAGCCGCTGCAGGAACTCCTGGATGCCCTTGGTGCCCTGGAGCTTCGCCTTCAGGAGCTTGTTCACGTACGCGTCGAGGTCCTTGTAGTGCGGCGTCACGGGCTTGTCGGTCCGGTCCGTCTTGCCGCCGCTTCCTCCGTAGCTGAGCCGCAGCCGGTAGCCCTTGGAGGGCTTGCCCTCGGGCTCGGGCGAGGCGGTCGTCTTCACGTAGGACGTGTCCACGCCGGTGAACACGTCGTCCGTCGCGGTGAAGGCGGACTTGTCCGGGGTGGACGTGGGCTTGGGCTTGGACTCGGCGCGGGCCGGCTCGGGAGTGACGAGCGCCGGCATCAGCCCGGTGGGCCGCCGGGGCCCCATGAACTGATCCCTCATCGAGTAGCCCGGCTGGAAATGGTCTCCGTTGTTGAAGACGTTCGACGCGTAGCCTCGCGGCGTCCGGCCATCCATCTGGCCCGAGTAGGTCCTGAAGCCCCGGGGGACCTCCGACCTCGGACCGCCGTACACGCCCTGGTCCCCGCGGGAGTCCCCATAGGACTGGTAGGGATGCCGCGCGACAAAGTCGCCCCAGCCCTCGGGGAGCATGAAGGCCCTCGGGTCCACGAAGCCGCGAGGCGCCACCGTCGGCGGCGTCGAGGGCTTCAGGTCCCCACCGGGACGGCCGACGGGAATGAGAACACCCCCATCCGGCGGCGCCCGGTTGACGGCGTTACCGAGCTGCTTCGGCGTCACCACCGTGCTCTTGTGCTTCAGCGGATCCGAGATGACGTAGTTGCCGTCCGCCGTCTTCTTGCGGATCAGCACGTAGTGGGGGCTGACCTCCTTCGTCTTGGGATCCACCACGCCCACCTGGGCGATCATCATCCGGCCCTTGCCGAGCTGCCCGTTGAGGACCTTGCTGTCGAAGGGCCCGCCGAAGGCCTGGCCCCCGGGGATGGGGACTCCGGCCCGCTCGAGCATCTTCGCCACGTCCTTGGGCGTGGTGCCGTTCTGAGTGACGAGCCCCTTGCCCAGATGCTTGATGACCTGCGCATCCGACGAGTTCGGCCAGCGCCCCCAGCCCCGGGCCACCATGGCGACGGTGGCCGGGCCGCAGTTGAAGGCGGCGTTCTGGTAGCCCTTCTCCCGTCCCTTCGGCTTGAGCTGGCTGATGTGGACGGCCGGCTTCCAGCCCACCTGGGGCGGCGGCTTCGGCTGGGACACCTGGGCGGCCTGCGGCCTTCCGGTGACACTGTGGGTATGCACGCGGACTGTCACAGGGAACCTCCCTCCCTCGAAGGGATTCACCAGCAGTCCGGATTATCGAATTTCTCAGGAACTAGTTGCTGACCCTCCAGGGAGGGTCTGCGCCGGAGGCGGGAGACCTGATGGATCAGGCGGTTGCCATGGGATGCGGGAAAGAGGGGAGGGGCCCGCGGCCGCCGACGTTCGGGAACAGTCCACCCCCCCGGGCGCACCTCCCCCCTACAGACGCCGGGCGCTGGACTCGCGGGCCTCCACCCATCCCGAGAACGAAGCCTGCTGGAAGATGTCGCAATCAACGGAACGTTCAGTCGCTCCGGGGGCTTGGGAGGCCGGACGGCCGCTGTCCCACCGGGCCGCCGGGACGCTCGGGTTGTCGCTCGGGGCGGGAGGGCTGCACGGGGGGATGGCCGTTCTTAATTAGGTGCAGGGTCCATCCGGACGGGATTCGCGTCCGTCCGCCTGGAGCTCGGTCAGCCGGACTCGTGCTCCGGGCTTGACAGGCTCGGGGTGGGCCATCCACCCATCATCACATGGGGCACGTGCTCGCTTGACTACCGGAATTATCGGTGTCTAGGGTGCGCGGCTTCCATCAAATCAAGGTCCTCAATGAGGAGGACGAACGCAGCGGCCCGTTGCTCCCCGCAGGCCGTTCCGTATTACCCACCATCAGGGGGCAGCTGTACCGTTTCAAAGGACTTCAACTTCATGCAGCAGAACGTGAACCAGCAGGTCGGGATGGACGGCGGCGACGAAGACTTTGCCGCAATGTTCGAGGCCTCGCTCAAGGAGCGCGGTGGTGACGGGATCCTGAAGGAAGGGGAGATCGTCAAGGGCACCGTGGTCCAGGTGACGAAGGACTTCGCGATTGTCGACATCGGCTACAAGTCCGAGGGTCAGGTCCCGATCTCCGAGTTCACCAATCCTCGCGGTGAGGTGTCCGTCAAGTCGGGCGACCCCGTCGAGGTCCTCCTGGAGAGCCGTGAGAACGACACCGGCATGGTCGTCCTCTCCAAGGAGAAGGCCGACAAGATGCGCATCTGGGACGAGATCAGCGCCGCGTGCGAGCGCGATGAGATCGTCAAGGGCACCATCGTCGGCCGCGTGAAGGGTGGCCTCTCCGTCGACATCGGCGTGAAGGCGTTCCTCCCTGGCTCCCAGGTGGACATCCGCCCGGTGCGCAACCTTGACCAGTACATCTCGAAGGAATTCGAGTTCAAGGTCATCAAGTTCAACAAGAAGCGCGGCAACATCGTTCTGTCCCGCCGCGTCCTCCTCGAGAAGCAGCGCGAGGAGATGAAGAAGGAGACCCTGAAGAACCTGCGCGAGGGCGCGGTCCTCAAGGGCGTGGTCAAGAACCTCACCGACTACGGTGCGTTCATCGACCTCGGCGGCATCGACGGCCTGCTCCACATCACGGACATGTCCTGGGGCCGCATCGGTCACCCCAGCGAGATGTTCAACGTGGGTGACGAGGTCCGCGTCGTCGTCCTCAAGTTCGACCCGACGCAGGAGCGCGTCAGCCTGGGCCTCAAGCAGATCCAGGAGGACCCGTGGCACCGCGCCGACGAGAAGTACCCGGTCGGCACGCGCGTCAAGGGCAAGGTCGTGTCCATCACGGACTACGGCGCGTTCATCGAGATCGAGCAGGGCGTCGAGGGTCTGGTGCACGTGTCCGAGATGTCCTGGACCAAGCGCCTCAAGCACCCGTCCAAGATCCTGGAGGTCGGCCAGGAGGTGGAGGCCGTCGTCCTGGACATCGATCCGAAGGCCAAGCGCATCGCGCTGGGCATGAAGCAGATCGAGCAGAACCCCTGGACGCTGCTCGAGGACAAGTACCCGATTGGCTCCGTCATCAAGGGTCAGATCCGCAACGTCACCGACTTCGGCGTGTTCGTCGGCGTCGAGGAGGGCGTGGACGGCCTGGTGCACGTGTCCGACATCTCGTGGACCCAGCGCATCAAGCACCCGGGCGAGATGTTCAAGAAGGGCGACGAGGTCGAGGCGGTGGTGCTCAACATCGACGTCGAGAACGAGCGCTTCAGCCTGGGCATCAAGCAGCTCCAGCCGGACCCCTGGGAGACGCTGTCCGAGCGTCTGCCGGTGGGCAGCCGCGTGAAGGGCAAGGTCACCAAGGTCACCGACTTCGGCGCGTTCGTGGAGATCGAGCCGGGCATCGAGGGCCTCGTGCACGTCTCCGAGCTGAAGGAGGAGCGTGTCGAGAACCCGCGTGACGTGGTGAACGAGGGCCAGGATGTCGAGGTGAAGATCATCGACATCAACACGCCGGACCGGAAGGTGGCGCTGTCGATGAAGGCGCTCATCGGCGAGGGCGAGGACTACCGCGAGTACCTCCGCAAGCAGGCGGAAGGCTCCAAGGCGCGCCTCGGCGACGTGATGGCGAGCAAGCTGAAGAAGTAGTCCTTCAGCGGCAAAGCCTCACGGCGTGACGGCCGGGTTCCCAAAGAGGGGGCCCGGCCGTTGCCGTTTGATGGTCTCCTTTGACTTCCTCCGTGTGCGCGGCTACTCAGCAGGACGCGCACATCCGGGGCCGGAGCGCAGGGAACGACCTGAATGCACACCCGCCCCGTGTCGCCGCACTCCGCCCGCTTCGGCTTCCTGTTCATCCTGGCCATTGCGTCGGGCGTGCTGTCCGCCTGTGACGACGACAAACCCGGTCCGTCGATGCCCGCGGAGCCGGGCGTGGCCCGCCTGGAGATGCCGCTTCGCACCGTGCCGCCCGGCGAGGCCCTGCAGGTCCGCTGTGTCGCCGACGACGCGCAGGGCGGGCCACTCACCTACGTCTTCGACTGGGGAAACGGCTCGGACGTGACGCGCTCCGCGGAGGCGGTCCCCAGCGGGACGGCCTCCAGTCACACCCGGGTCTTCACCGAGGACGAGGAGGGAAGCTTCAGCGCTCGCTGCCGCGCCGTGGACGCGGAGGGGCACGAGGGCCCCTGGTCCGAGGCGGTGGGCTACTCCATCCGCCGTGCCCCACCGAAGGAGGGCGAGGCCGACGTCCGAATCGAGGTGGTGGGGCGGGGGAAGGTCCTCAGCACTCCCGAGCAAATCGACTGCCCGGGCGCCTGCCGCCGCTACTTTGCCCAGGGGACGCGCATCACCCTGACCCCCGTCCCCGAGGTGGGGTGGCGCTTCGTCGGCTGGGCGGGCTCGTTCTGTCACGGCGACAAGCGCGAGGAGCCCGTCACCTTCACCCATCAGTGGGACGAAACCTGTGTCGCGCGTTTCGCTCCGGTCGATGCGTCCGCCATCGAGTGGGCGCACACGGGAGCTTTCAAGCCGGACGCTCCCGCCTGGAGTCCCGATGGCAGGTGGCTGGCGGCGCTCGACAACCGCTACTCGGTCGAGTCCCGGCTCCTCATCTGGGATGCGGCCTCCGGGCGCCTGTTGAAGGAGCTCCGTGGCGACTCCGTCCTCTCGAGTCCGTACTCATTCGCCTGGAGCCCTTCCGGAGACCGCCTGGCCGTTGGCCGCAAGAACGGCGTCATCACGATGCTGGACACCGCGACGTGGTCCACCGTTCGCGAGTGGCCCGCCAACATGGATGAGGTGGGGATGCTGGTCTGGAGTCCGAAGGGAGATCGGCTCGCGGTCATGGAAGACGATTCCGCCGTGGTGCAGCTCTGGAACGTCCAGACCAACGCCTGGGTGCCGGGCCCCATCCTGGCGAAGTCCCCGGTGCGGTGCATGAAGTGGAGCCCGGATGGAACCCGGCTCGCTCTGGAAGCGGGCCCGGCCACCCTCGAGGGCCGGTATCAAGCGTGGGTGGAGATTCACGCGAGCAGCTCAGGCTCCCTGGAGACGCTGCAGCAGGGCGCGGAGAGCATTGCCTGGAGCCCGGACGGCACGCGCTATGCCCTGGGCGGCCTCCGGGAGGTGCGCGTCCATGAGACGGCCACCCATCAGCTCAAGGCCACGTGGAGCGCCACCCCGTACTCGGTTGCCAGCCTGGATTGGAGCGGGAGCAGCCGGTGGCTCGTGGCCGCGGACATGTTCGGAGCGCTCCTCGTGCTCGACGCGAACACGGGGGCCCAGGTGGCGGACGCGAGCAGGCCCGGCGACGAAGGCGGGCGCTACGACGGGCTGGCCCTCCATCCGTTCCAGCCATCGCTCGCCGTCGTGGACCGCGACCCCGCCGTGGTGCGGATTCTCACCTTCGACGAGGCGGCCCACACCATGCACGCCCGCGAGCTGCTGCCGCACGTGGATACGGTGCGCGCGGTGGCCTGGAGTCCGGCGGGAGACCGGGTGGCCTCGGGCGGCGAGGAGGGGCTCGTCCAAGTCTGGGACAAGCAGGGCACGCAGCTGCGCACGCTGTCCGGGCACGGAGGGAAGCCCATCTGGGCCGTGGCCTGGGACGGCAGTGGGGACCGGCTCGCGACGGGCGGCGCGGACGGACAGGCCTGCGTGTGGAACGTGGACGAGGGCACCCTCGTCCGGGCACCGTTCCAGCATGCGGAGGGCAATCCCGAGCCGCCCTACATTCCCGAGGTCCGCGTCGTCGCGCTCAGTCCCGACGGCCATTTCCTGGCGAGCGTGTCGGAGGTCTGGGTCGAGGGCGGCGGACGCGTCAGCACGGTCAGGGTCTGGGACGTGAGCTCGGGCGCGGAGCTGTACCGCTTGCCGCGGCGTGACGAGGGGTTGGTGAAGGCCGTGGCCTGGACTCCCGAGGGCCGGTACCTCCTCGCCGCGAACAGCGACATGACGTGGGAGCTCTGGGACCGCGAGACGGGCGCGCTGCGCAGGGTGGACTCCGGGCTGAAGGCGTACACGGGAGCCTTCTCGCTCAGCCCGGACGGGACGCGGCTCGTGGTCGGCAACGTGGACAGGGTTCGCATCCTCGATGTGGGGACGGGGGCGCTGCTCCAGGAGAGCCCCGGCAGCCAGCTGGCCCGCGAGTCCTTCACGGTCAACGTGCTCGCGTGGAGCGCGGATGGCCGGCGCGTTGCCGGAGGCGGGGTGCGCGGCATGGTCTTCGTCTGGGACACGGCGGACACCCGCTTCAAGCCCACCGTCATCGGCTTCCACCGCGGCGACGTGAGCGCCGTCTCCTGGCGACCCGATGGCACGGCTGTCACCACTGGAAGCACCGACGTGGCGCGGTTGAGCACCTGGCGCTTCGCGCCCTGACTGTAGGTGCATGTCGGCTGCGGGCGGCGACGCGGTCATGTTGATCCGGAATGCAAAACAATTCGGGCCGGAGCGACCCCTGAGCAACCAGGGGGACCTCCGACATGACCGTTTCCGCCGTCCGCATCCAGAAGGGCCAGACGCTGAGCAGCATCGCGCGTGAGCACAACACCACCGTCGACAAGCTGGCGAAGCTCAACGACCTGAAGAACCCGAACCTCATCATCGCCGGCCGGCAACTGCGCCTCAGCGACGAGTTCACGCCCGCGAAGAAGCCCACCACCACCCAGCAGCCCCAGACGACGCAGCAGCCCCAGACGACACAGCAGACGCAGACGACCCAGCAGCCCCAGACGACGCAGCAGCAGACGAAGGGGGACGTCTTCGACGCGGGGAAGACGCAGCCCACGACGACGACGCAGCAGACCGTCTTCTCCAAGAACGGGCGCACCTTCCCCAACGGGAACGGCTACCCCGTGTACGCGCAGGGCAAGAACAGCGCGACGAAGACGGCGGAGCCGTGGGCGACGATGCCCGTGGGAAGGGGCAACGTCGGCAGCATCGGCTGCGCGATGACGGCCGTCACCATGGGCGTCAGCGGCATCACCGGGCAGACGATTACGCCCGACCAGATGAACACGCACATGAACAAGATTGGCGGGTTCAACTCCGGAGGCGCCATCCAGAAGTGGGACCGCATGGGCGAGATTGGCCAGCCGCCCGTGAAGGTCAGGCGCCTGGAGAAGTTCGACGCGAACCGCATCGACCAGGAGCTCGCCGCTGGCCGGCCCATCGTGGTGCAGGTGGACTACAAGACGGGGAAGGGCGCCAACACGAAGGCCGTGCGCGACGGCAACGGCGACCACTGGATCCTCATCACCGGCAAGACGAAGGACGGCAAGTACCTCGCGAATGATCCCGCGGGCGGCCGGCAGATCACCCTGCACCGCACGAAGGACGGGAAGCTCGAGTCCGATGACCCGCAGGGCCGGGGCACCAACTACCTGACCACCGGCAACGTCGCCACGTTCGACCGGGGCCCGTCGCGCAAGAGCACGCCGACCACCAACACGACGCAGACGACCCCGACGCAGACGACCAATCAGACGCCCACGCAGAAGCCGACGACACAGACGACCAGCACCACGACGAAGCCCACCGTGCAGGGCAAGCTGCTGCAGCCGTCGAAGGAGGTGGAGGCGGCCATCCGCAACGCGTCCGACAAGGTCGGCGTGGACTACGGCTACATGATGGCGAAGGCGGCCCAGGAGAGCACCTTCAACCCGACCATCAAGGCGCCCAGGGGCACCGCCACCGGCCTGTACCAGTTCATCGACCAGACGTGGCTGGAGACGGTGAAGAAGCACGGCGGGAAGCACGGCATGGGCGAATTGGCCTCGCACATCACCTACAACCCCAAGGTGAAGCCGCCCTACAGCGTGGACAACGCGGACGCGCGCGCGAAGATCTTCGCGCTGCGCAAGGACGCCAACGCCAACGCGCTGATGGGCGCGGAGTTCGCCAAGGACAACCAGAAGATTCTCGAGACGAAGCTCGGCAAGAAGCCGGGGCCCACGGAGCTCTACATGGCCCACTTCCTCGGGCCGCAGGGCGCCGTGAAGTTCCTCGGGGCGCGCAACAACGGGCGCGGCGGCGAGCGCGCCGACCTGATGTTCCCCGACGCGGCGAAGAACAACTCCGGCATCTTCTACAAGAAGCCGTCCGGCACCCCGCGCTCGCTGGACGAGGTCTACACGCTGCTGCAGGCGAAGATTGCCCCCAACGCGGAGGCCTACAGCCGCGCCCGCGTCAATTGAGCCCGTAGACGGCAGGCCATCCGACCGGTCGGGCGGGACCCGGGCTTCCAGAGGGGAGTCCGGGCCCTGTTTATTCAAGGACTTATGGCGGCCAGTGCGGCGCGTAGCAGACAGTGGACGCTCCCGCCTGGGGTACGAGCGAGGACGCTTGAAGTCCAGGGAGTGCCCGGTGATAAGGACCCCCGTCGCTGTTACCGAAAGTCATCGGTCATCCTCGAACGGAGGCAGTTGTCATGGCTCGTGAAGTCGTCATCGTGGGCGCGGCCCGTACTCCCATCGGCTCCTTCCAGGGCGCGCTGTCCAAGCTGACGGCCCCGCAGCTGGGTGCCATCGCCATCAAGGCGGCGCTGGAGCGCGCGGGCGTGAAGCCCGAGTCCGTCCAGGAGGTGGTCATGGGCTGCGTGCTCCAGGCTGGCGTCGGCCAGGCGCCCGCCCGCCAGGCGACCATCTTCGCCGGCATCCCGGAGTCCGTTCCCGCCACCACGCTGAACAAGGTCTGTGGCTCCGGCCTCAAGGCCGTCATCGCGGGCGCGCAGGCCATTGCCCTGGGTGACGTGGACGTCGTCGTCGCCGGCGGCATGGAGTCCATGAGCAACGCGCCCTACGTCAGCCACGCCATGCGCGGCGGCGCCCGCATGGGCAACGTGGAGTTCAAGGACGCGATGATCCTCGACGGCCTCTGGGACGTGTACGGCAACGTCCACATGGGCCTGTGCGCGGAGGAGTGCTCCACCTCGCAGGGCATCAGCCGCGCGCAGCAGGACGAGTTCGCGCTCGAGTCCACCCGCCGCGCCATCCAGGCCCAGAAGGAGGGCCTCTTCGCGGCGGAGATCGTCCCCGTGCAGATTCCCGGCAAGAAGCCGGAGGACGTCGTCACGGTGTCCGAGGACGAAGGCCCTCGCAACGCGAAGCCGGACAAGATTCCGGGCCTCAAGCCCGTCTTCAAGAAGGACGGCACGGTGACGGCCGCCAACGCGTCCTCCATCAACGACGGCGCCGCGGCGCTGGTGCTGATGAGCGAGGAGCGCGCCAAGGCGGAGGGCCGCACCATCCTGGGCCGCATCACCGGTTATGACCAGGCCGCGCGCAAGCCGGTGGAGTTCACCATCGCCCCGGCGGACGCCATCAACAAGCTGCTGAAGAAGAAGAACCTCTCCGCGGGCGATGTGGACCTGTGGGAGATCAACGAGGCCTTCGCGGTGGTGTCCATCGCCAACAACCGCATCCTCGGGCTGGACCCGTCGAAGGTGAACGTGCGCGGTGGCGCGGTGGTGCTCGGCCACCCGATTGGCGCCTCGGGCGCGCGCGTGCTGGTGACGCTGCTGCAGACGATGAAGGACCTGGGCAAGAAGCGCGGCGTCGCGTCGCTGTGCATCGGCGGCGGCGAGGGCATCGCGCTGATGGTGGAGCGGTAATCTCTCCCTCTCCCTGACGGGGAGAGGGGCGGGGTGGGGGCCTTCCCGGGCCTTCACCCCGTTTCCATATCGGGAGGGCGGATGAACAAGGTCTACGCGAGCGCGGATGAGGCGGTCGCCGACATCCCGGACAACTGCACGCTCATGAGCGGCGGTTTCGGTCTGTGCGGCAACCCGGAGAACCTCATCGAGGCACTGCACCGCAAGGGTGTGAAGGGCCTCACCATCATCTCCAACAACTGCGGCACCACCGAGCTCGGGCTCGGCATCCTTCTTCAGAACAAGCAGGTGAAGAAGATGGTGTCCAGCTACGTGGGAGAGAACAAGGAGTTCGAGCGGCAGTTCCTCTCCGGCGAGCTGGAGGTGGAGCTCAATCCGCAGGGCACCCTGGCCGAGCGCATCCGCGCCGGCGGCGCCGGCATTGGCGGCTTCTTCACCCCGACGGGCGCCGGCACGCAGGTGGCCGAGGGCAAGGAGACGCGCATGATTGACGGCCGCCTCCATGTCCTGGAGACGCCGCTGAAGGCGGACTTCGCCATCATCCACGCGTGGAAGGCGGACACTTGGGGCAACCTGGTGTTCAACAAGACCGCGCGGAACTTCTCGCCGATGATGTGCATGGCCGCGAAGGTGACCATCGTCGAGGCCGAGCACATCGTGCAGCCCGGCGAGCTCGACCCGGACCAGGTGCACATCCCGAGCATCTTCGTGAAGCGCATCGTCCAGGCGAAGAACCTCCAGAAGTGGATCGAGCGGCGCACCGTCCGCAAGCAGGCGTGAGGAGCCCATGGCACTGACTCGTGAACAGATTGCGATGCGCATCGCCAAGGAGCTGAAGGACGGCTTCTACGTCAACCTGGGCATCGGCATCCCCACGCTCGTTCCCAACTACATCCCGGCCGGCGTGGAGGTGGTGCTCCAGTCGGAGAACGGCCTGCTCGGCATCGGGCCGTATCCCATCGCCGGGCAGGAAGACCCGGACCTCATCAACGCCGGCAAGGAGACGGTGACGACGGTGAAGGGCGCGTCGTTCTTCGACTCCGCGCTGTCCTTCGGGATGATTCGCGGCGGCCACATCGACATGGCCGTGCTCGGCGCCATGGAGGTCAGCGAAGAGGGTGACCTGGCCAACTGGATGATTCCCGGGAAGATGGTGAAGGGAATGGGCGGCGCCATGGACCTCGCGGTGGGTGCCAAGCGCATCTACGTGGCCATGGAGCACGCCAACAAGGAAGGCCAGCCGAAGATCCTCAAGAAGTGCTCGCTGCCGCTGACGGGCCTCAAGTGCGTGCACCACATCGTCTCGGACCACGCGTACATCGACGTGACGCCCGA comes from Pyxidicoccus parkwaysis and encodes:
- a CDS encoding papain-like cysteine protease family protein, producing the protein MHTHSVTGRPQAAQVSQPKPPPQVGWKPAVHISQLKPKGREKGYQNAAFNCGPATVAMVARGWGRWPNSSDAQVIKHLGKGLVTQNGTTPKDVAKMLERAGVPIPGGQAFGGPFDSKVLNGQLGKGRMMIAQVGVVDPKTKEVSPHYVLIRKKTADGNYVISDPLKHKSTVVTPKQLGNAVNRAPPDGGVLIPVGRPGGDLKPSTPPTVAPRGFVDPRAFMLPEGWGDFVARHPYQSYGDSRGDQGVYGGPRSEVPRGFRTYSGQMDGRTPRGYASNVFNNGDHFQPGYSMRDQFMGPRRPTGLMPALVTPEPARAESKPKPTSTPDKSAFTATDDVFTGVDTSYVKTTASPEPEGKPSKGYRLRLSYGGSGGKTDRTDKPVTPHYKDLDAYVNKLLKAKLQGTKGIQEFLQRLAHSEVERDKRVVVRMGEIELAQGGIGKKTNIESFG
- a CDS encoding tetratricopeptide repeat protein, translating into MAPPPLDEQSPESPAQPRRRNTGRSEVWEDAAEPQTTPVVPAERPQPRRSTAPEAERPLVRGTTVERYVLLKPIGQGGMGVVYAAYDPDLDRKVALKLLHAGLSGPLENGRARLLREAQAMARVSHPNVIAVHDVGTHGDQVFVAMELIQGQNLHDWVKQGGHSWRDVVRVFLEAGRGLAAAHQVGLIHRDFKPANVLMGPGSRVYVTDFGLARLAAEHVDEDALEAGEGDTREDPNGPGLAADLTAAGAVVGTPQYMPPEQYVAQGADARSDQFSFCASLYWALYGRRPFEHRHVQRIAATALQQSGTLSGEVLRGAQPGTVIREPPKDARVPAWVRRVVLRGLSLHPEDRFASMDALLEALSQHTRQSRWRMALLGVGTAALAALGFGVYVHHRAELCTGSESLVASTWGPAARQKLEAAFAATGRPFAKESAERVTRMLDGYARDWARQHTTVCEDTRVRGAQTEELMSLRMVCLERRRKDLGALVGQLTEADGKVVERAVDATAALPSLSQCGDVEALTEQTPRPANPRLRASIDQLDARLAEVKALFDAGRYPKALEEAKRLQPGVDAAEWLPLQAELRNHLGWLQVQMGDADAGLRELEKALDAAEASRSDRMRLEILIRLIFAQANHGQTGQAERWGEVAQALLTRLGGEPLLAMDLMGNLGNICLMQGRYPQARDFFEKARALQEDTLGSEHPKRAKVSFSLGLVALRQGESSRAIQFLTEALQQTEAAKGADHPEMGNRHAMLATALRESGDAARALTHAQAALEVRKAALGPEHPLVADALDEVGMCLIDLKRHDEALATFQRAVELKRNALGEEDSDLSYSYDGIGQVLLAQGRAADAIEPLRKALAYEEAEPEALAQTGFALARALWQTGTELANSRAEAVRARERFAELQKTARVTEIDLWLEQARDDAQTPTPEAPSKRVAALKKKRVRGR
- a CDS encoding 30S ribosomal protein S1 — its product is MQQNVNQQVGMDGGDEDFAAMFEASLKERGGDGILKEGEIVKGTVVQVTKDFAIVDIGYKSEGQVPISEFTNPRGEVSVKSGDPVEVLLESRENDTGMVVLSKEKADKMRIWDEISAACERDEIVKGTIVGRVKGGLSVDIGVKAFLPGSQVDIRPVRNLDQYISKEFEFKVIKFNKKRGNIVLSRRVLLEKQREEMKKETLKNLREGAVLKGVVKNLTDYGAFIDLGGIDGLLHITDMSWGRIGHPSEMFNVGDEVRVVVLKFDPTQERVSLGLKQIQEDPWHRADEKYPVGTRVKGKVVSITDYGAFIEIEQGVEGLVHVSEMSWTKRLKHPSKILEVGQEVEAVVLDIDPKAKRIALGMKQIEQNPWTLLEDKYPIGSVIKGQIRNVTDFGVFVGVEEGVDGLVHVSDISWTQRIKHPGEMFKKGDEVEAVVLNIDVENERFSLGIKQLQPDPWETLSERLPVGSRVKGKVTKVTDFGAFVEIEPGIEGLVHVSELKEERVENPRDVVNEGQDVEVKIIDINTPDRKVALSMKALIGEGEDYREYLRKQAEGSKARLGDVMASKLKK